GTCTACAACGCTCCGGCAAGCCCGACCTGCAGCGGCGCCACCGCCCTTCCCTTCACCCCCGATCTGTCCGCCTCCCTGTCCTGGGACTGGGGCGTGATCATCGTACCCTGCGACTTCAGCGACTACGCAACATCCCCCGGCACCTACGCCGGCTGCGTCGCCCACGCACTCGACACCATCAACCCCATCCATGCCTGGTCCCCCGTCCGTACCTTCCGGACGCAGTGAGGGCCGCACGCTTCAAAAGACCCCGAGCCGAGCCCGGACACCGAGCCCAGGAACGCAGAACGTTCGTATTGCGGCTGTGCAGCAGCGCCGCCCCATAGCGAAGCCAGCCGTTCTCCGTAGTGCGCCGCCTGCCTCTGGAGCTCGTTGCGCAGGGCGTGCAGGTCCCGCTCGAAGCTGCGCTGGGTCGTTCGCGCCGCGGCAGCCGCGCCCCTTGCTCCCGACGGCACAGAGCACGAACGGCTCATCTACCACTACGACGAGCCCTCGCCGCACCTGCCAGGCGATAACGTCGTGCCCGGCACTTGGCCAAACTGGTGCCGGGTTCCCTCCGCCGCCTACGTTGCCAGTCCTGAGCGAAAACGCTGCACGTCTACGACCGGCACGCGGCATTCAACACTTAGCCGCGGAACAAGACGAGGAGTTGTGCCAAGTATGAAGCAGCAAACCAGAGGCGGTTTGCTCGAGCGAAGGCTTGAGCACCATAATGGAGCGATGAGCTTGTCGATCGAGCTGGAGCAGGAAGTGGACGGGTGCTGGATCGCGGAGATTCCAGCGCTTCCGGGTGTATTGGCGTATGGCGAAAGCCGTGACGAAGCGCTCAAGGCGGTGCAGAGCCTGGCGCTGCGGGTCGTTGCCGACCGGCTGGAGAACGGCGAGTCGGTGCCTCCGGTACTGCTTCAAGTCTTTTCGCCAGCAGCGTGAGCGACTGGTCCACGACCAAAGCGCGGCGCGTGCTTGCAGCGTTGTGCCGGATCGGCTGGAACACCAAGCGGCAGCGGGGCTCGCACCGCATCCTCGAACGCGATGATTGGCCTGATTACGTCTGGGCCTTCCACGATGGCGTGGAGATCGGCCCCAGGATGCTCGCTCGCATTGCCAAGCACACGGGTCTGAGCCCCGACGATCTTTAGTCTCCCTTCCACTGCGACTGACCACGAAAACGCTCCCATCCCGCCTATCCCTGGCGGACGCAGTGAGGCCGCACGCTTCAAGAGACCCCGAGCCTCAGGGCCCGAGATCGACACCGAACGGGGACGGGGACCGGGGACCGGGGAACCCGTCCCTGCCCTCCC
This DNA window, taken from Pseudomonadota bacterium, encodes the following:
- a CDS encoding type II toxin-antitoxin system HicA family toxin — its product is MSDWSTTKARRVLAALCRIGWNTKRQRGSHRILERDDWPDYVWAFHDGVEIGPRMLARIAKHTGLSPDDL
- a CDS encoding type II toxin-antitoxin system HicB family antitoxin, coding for MSLSIELEQEVDGCWIAEIPALPGVLAYGESRDEALKAVQSLALRVVADRLENGESVPPVLLQVFSPAA